The Planococcus halocryophilus nucleotide sequence TAAGTTGTTCATCTGTAAAGTGCAAATCCATTTCGGTTCCTCCTAAATATTATGAGTAGTTATAGAAACCGCGCCCGGTTTTCTTACCTAGCCATCCTGCTTTTACGTATTGGCGCAATAATGGGCTCGGACGATATTTGCTGTCGCCAAATCCTTCATGCAGCACTTCCATAATATACAGGCACGTATCAAGACCGATAAAATCAGCCAGTTCTAACGGTCCCATCGGATGGTTCATACCCATTTTCATAATGTCATCGATTGCTTCTTTTGTTGCGACACCTTCTTGAAGTGTGAAAATCGCTTCGTTAATCATCGGCATAAGAATTCGATTCGAAACAAATCCTGGGAAGTCGTTTACTTCTACAGGTGTTTTTGAAAGTTGCAAGGTCATTTCTTCTACTTTTTTGTACACTTCATCTGAAGTTGCCAAGCCACGAATAATTTCCACTAATTTCATGACCGGCACCGGATTCATGAAATGCATGCCGATAACTTGTTCAGGACGATTTGTCACTGCTGCAATTTCTGTAATTGGTAGTGATGATGTATTTGTTGCTAATATTGCGTGCTTTGGTGTCACTTCGTCTAAAGTTTTAAAAATGCTATGCTTTATCGCCATGTTCTCAACAGCCGCTTCAATGACGATATCGACGTCGTGTGCGTCTTTTAAATCCAATGAAGATGTAATGCGGCCAAGTACAGCTGTTTTTTCATCTTCTGTCATGCGCCCTTTTTCAACATTGCGTGATAAATTTTTGGTGATTGTTGCAATGCCTTTATCGTATGCTTCTTGTTTCATATCGTTTAACTTCACATTTAATCCTGCTTGTGCACAAACTTGCGCGATACCAGAGCCCATTTGTCCGGCTCCAATTACCATTACGTTTTGAATCGACATACTTATTTTGCCTCCTTAGGAACTTCAATCATGATCGCGTCGCCTTGTCCGCCACCTGAGCAAATTGCTGCGATACCAATGCCGCCACCGCGACGTTTTAATTCGTAAGCGAGTGTCAAGATAATGCGTGCACCGCTAGCCCCAATTGGGTGGCCAAGTGCTACAGATCCGCCATTCACGTTAACTTTTTCAGCATCAAGTCCTGCAATTTTCGAACTAGCTAAGGCAACTGCTGCAAAAGCTTCGTTGATTTCGAATAAATCAATTTCATCGATTGATTTACCTGTTTTCTTTAATAATTCGTTAATGACAATTCCTGGCGTTTCAGGGAAACGGTGTGGTTCGATTGCCACTTCTGTATGTGAAAGAACATGAGCCAATACATTTTTACCTTCTTTTTGTGCGCGTTCTTCACTCATTAATACAAGTGCCGCTGCACCGTCATTAATTCCTGGTGCATTTCCGGCAGTGATTGTACCGTCTTTTCCGAATGCTGGTTTTAGTTTTGCCAATGCTTCAATTGTTGAGTTAGCGCGCGGAGATTCATCCACATCAACTGTAATTGGATCTCCTTTGCGTTGCGGGATGTCGATTGCCACGATTTCTTCAGCAAACAAATCTTTTGCTTTGATCGCACGTTCATGCGAACGAGCTGACCATTTATCTTGCTCTTCACGAGACAAGTCAAAGTCTTCAGCAGTTGAGTTGCCGTAAGTTCCCATATGAACTTTGTCTGGGTGGAATGAACAAGACAAGCCGTCATGGACCATGCCATCAATTACTTGTGAATCGCCCATGCGAAGACCCCAACGTGCTTTTGGTAAATAATAAGGTGCGTTGGACATCGATTCCATACCGCCTGCAACGATTACTTCTTCATCGCCTAAACGGATAATTTGATCTGCTAACGTGACACTGCGCATGCCCGATGCGCATACTTTATTGATTGTTTCAGATTTAACGTTATATGGAATACCTGCTTTTGTTGCCGCTTGGCGGGATGGGATTTGTCCTTGACCAGCTTGTAAAACGTTCCCCATGATTACTTCTTGAACATCATCTAGTTGGATATCTGCGCGGCTCATTGCAGCTTTGATCGCTTCTGCTCCAAGGTCACTGGCTGATAATGTGCTTAAGTTTCCTCCGAATTTCCCAAATGCTGTACGTGCTCCGTCAATAATGACTGTTTTTGCCATGATGATTTTCCTCCCTTAACGTGTTCCGTTGTAAACGGTTTCAATTTCAATAAAAAAATAAAGCGAGTTATTTTTCTATTGACATTTCATTGACTGAACGCTCGCTCGGTTTTTATGCAAAAGAAAAGGGAGCATTCTACTCCCCTTCTTTCTTATACTTATTCTATTATTCTACTTAATTTTCTGTTATTAAGCAATTTTTTTTTACTCAATGACTAGCGACTTATTGGATAATTGTTTCTGGTTCTGGCGTTTTATTTCCTAGAACAGCCATTTCCAATAGCTCGGCTACATCATAAGTTCCAACTTGTTCTTCAACTTCTTTCGCTTTCGTACCGTCTGACAACATCGTCAAGCAGTATGGACAACCAGAAGAAATCATTGTTGGGCTCACTTCGAGCGCTTGTTCCGTGCGGGCAACGTTAACACGATGACCTGCATCTTCTTCCATCCACATCATTCCGCCGCCAGCTCCACAGCACATGCCGTCTTCACGGTTACGTTTCATTTCAACCAATTCTACGCCTTCGATCGCTTTCAATATTTCGCGCGGTGCATCGTACACATCGTTATAGCGTCCAAGGTAGCAAGAATCATGGAACGTAATTCGTTCGTTTACCGGGAATTGTGGTTTCAATCGACCGTCTTGAACGAGATCGAACAACATTTCGGTATGATGATACACTTCCGCTTTAAAACCGAAATCTGGGTATTCATTTTTGAAAATGTTGTAAGCATGCGGATCAATCGTAACGATTTTTTTAATCTCCGCTTTTTCAAATTCTTTAATATTGCCTGTTGCAAGTTCTTGGAACAAGAATTCGTTCCCAAGACGACGTGGTGTATCACCTGAGTTTTTCTCTTTGTTTCCGAGAATTGCGAATTTCACGCCTGCCTCATTCATCAGTCGAGCAAATGACAAAGCGATTTTTTGTGAACGACTATCGAATGATCCCATTGATCCAACCCAGAATAAGAATTCGAATTCTTCTCCTGCTTTGTTCATTTCTTTTACCGTAGGAATATGAATGTCTGGACGCGCATCTCTCCAGTTTTCTTTTTCTTTACGGTTCAGACCCCATGGATTTCCTTGACGTTCGATATTTGTCATCGCTCGCTGTGCATCTGGATCCATTTTTCCTTCTGTCATAACAAGGTAACGACGAAGGTCAATAATTTTATCTACGTGCTCATTCATAACTGGACATTGGTCTTCACAGTTACGGCAAGTTGTACATGCCCAAATTTCTTCTTCTGTGATAACGTCTCCGATTAAGCTCGGGCTGTAAAGTTCATCAATCGTAATACCTTCAGCACCAGCAGCCATTGCCAACTGATTTCCTTGTGTATTGTTAAATGCCATTGCCGGCACCCAAGGTTTCTTCTGCGTCATAACTGCTCCTGTATTTGTCAGGTTGTCACGAAGCTTTGTAATCAAGTCCATTGGCGACAGCATTTTTCCTGTACCAGTTGCTGGACACATATTCGTACAACGTCCACATTCAACGCAAGCGTAGAAATCGATCATTTGGCTTTGCGAGAAATCAGTGATTTTCCCAACACCAAATGATGGCATCGCATCTGGATCTTCTTCGTCTTCCATTTCTTCAAAGTTGATTGGTTTTAAACGACCCACATGATCAACTCTATGGAACCACGTGTTAACTGGTCCAAAAATTAAGTGAGCGTGTTTTGATTGTGGTACGTAAACTAAGAATGTAAGTAGGAATAGTAAATGTGCCCACCACATGATGTAGAAAATTGTAACGGTTGCAGCTTCAGGTAACCAAGCAAATGCACTAGCTACTAAAGAGGCGACTGGCTCAGTCCAAGCAGTTTCATGGCCATGCCAATTCATGTTCATTCCGTTACCAATTAGTACAGTAACCATCAAGCCACCAATGAAAATCAAAACAAGTCCTGATTTCCATCCGCGTTTCAAGCGAACAAGTTTTTCAATATAACGTCTGTAGAATGCCCAGATCACTGCGACCAAAATCGTTAACGTCACGATTTCTTGGAAGAATGTGAAAGCCGGGTACAACGGTCCTAACGGCAAATGCGAGTCCGGAGACAAGCCTTTAATGATAAAATCGATCGCACTTGCCTGAACTAGCAAGAATCCATAGAAGAACATAACGTGAATCGTTCCACTCTTCTTATCTTTCAATAATTTTTTTTGACCAAATACGTTGACCATGACTTTGCGCAAACGCTCGTTGAAATTCTCTTCAAACTCGACCTTTTTTCCGAGTTGGATAAAATCATATCTCGACTTCAATAAATAGATGAAGAGATAGAAAGCGTAAGCGGTTACAGCTATGAATAAAATCCAGTTTGCAATTAACAATGGCTCCATCGCGATATCCCCCTTATGTTGTGTATATTCAAAAAATAACTTACTCAAAGTTTACGTGAATGACTACAACTTGTCGATACTATGTTCTATATTAAAATATGAATGAGCATTCAGTCAACCTAAATATAAAAGAGTTTTCAAATTCCACCTTCTACTTGGAGCATTGCAGTAAATAAATTCAGAAATTTGTTATTGTCTTGCTAACTAAAGAAAGCCGCATCCCGTTACAGGATACAGCTTTCGCTTTATACAAATTCAACTAGATACACATGCTCTCCAAAATATCGCATCGCACGTTCTGCATTTTCATGTTGCACACCGACTAAAACACATGTCGCAGGTCCACTGGATTTTTTTGTATCAAGGGATGTTGACATTTTCACTGGTCTCTTCATCAGCAATTCGAATTCTTCCGCAATTCCTTTTGACCCGACTGGCCAAACTCGCTCTACTAAAGATAAATCAAGCGCTTTTTTAAGGAGAGCTAGATTGGCAGTTTGATGCTCATTCGTCAACACTTCTTGGCCTACTAGCGGAACGCCGTAAACAAACCACTGCAAAGATCCGACAGACATTTGCTTTCGTTGGCCTTTTCCAATCATCGTTACAGAGATACCTGATTGCACTGTAGGCATATTGGTTTCCGTACTCCCTGAAATGAGCGGTAGAGTTGATTGCGATTCCGCAAAAAGCTCGGTTACCCCTTCGATGTAATAATCCCAACTAGAAGCTCCACTAAAATTGTGAATCAGTATCGCTTGCGGTTCGCTACCTGCTGCCCATTGTTCGAGCAATGCAACACGTGCCGCAAACTTTGCTGTAACGGCATCAGAAATTTTTATCACATCTTGTTCTTTTCTACCGATTGCTGCCGAATTATCTGAAGTTATGACAAATCCATCTATCAACAATTCATGTCGCATGTCCTGACCCTCCGCTAGCCTTCAACACATAAGGCAGTAAGAGCGCCGCGACTCCAGCATTGATAGAAGCTGCAATTAGTAACCCAGGTAAGGCGGCATAAAAAAACGCTGGTGACAATAAGAAGTAAAACGGCACTGCCGCTACCACTCCGTTACCAATGATAAATGCCACCCATTTCAGCCTATACTTTCCTGCATGATGCAATTTTGCGAACAGCCATACGATTACCCCCATTTCAATTGCAATTATTAAGTGAAACGGTCCGAGTGGCATGCCTCCGAACAATGCGGAAATCAAATGACCAAATGCCGCAATAGTCCCAACAAGTGGAGCTGAAAAAAATAGTACCGCTACTAGCGCCGGTGTTGCATCGAGTGCAATAGACGCAATGCCGAGCGGAATTTTAATCATTCCCCCTATTGCGGACAAGCTGATAAATAAAGCCGCAAGTGCCAGTTTTTTCGTAGTCATCTTACTCTACCGATTTCTTACTGCGTCCGCCGTTCTTAAATACTTTGGCACTGCGCACATACTCATTATCTGGAACACCGACGCGCGAATTAACAACGCGTGATGCTGCAAATAAATAATCAGATAAACGGTTCAAATAACGTTGAACCACTTGTGGGAACTCTTCTCCAGACTTCAGCAACGTAACCGTTTGTCTTTCAGCACGACGTGTAATCGTACGTGCGATATGAAGCGTAGCAGCAGCCGGAGTTCCTCCTGGCAAGATAAAACGTTCAAGAAGCGGCGGTTCTTCCATCAATTCATCGATACGTTTTTCCAAAACTTCAACTGGTTCTTCCGTCATTTTATAATTCGGATCTTTTCGAACATCTGCTAAATCGCCACCGCAATCGAATAATTCATTTTGAATCGCTTCTAAATCTTCTAGTAAATCCGCATAAGTTTCAGGCGCCAATTCAGTCATCGCTTTGCCAATAAATGAATTGACTTCATCAATCGTCCCGTATGCTTCAACGCGTGGTGCATCTTTGTCCGTACGCGCTCCGATCAAACTTGTTTGCCCTTTATCCCCTGTTTTTGTGTAAATTTTCATCTTGATCCGCCCCTTTTATCGTTTGTGGAATACCGTACCAAATGCGTGTAATTTGCTGTGCTTCTGTAAACAATAATTGATACAATCGGCCAACAAGGTCGCGCAGTTCACGCTCGATCCGCTCTGTTGGCACGATTCCTCTGTTCAAATCTGTTAATACCCAGATTTGTTTCGATTGACTAGAGCCCAGTGTTTTTTTGACTCTTTCTATTATTTGCTGTTCTGTTAAACCTTGTTCAAGTTGTTCTTTTACCCAACGCTCCACTCCAGCGATTACCGTTATCGAATCACTAAGTATCAATTGCGGCATCATGCCTTCATGCCAAGATGCTTCTTCATTTTGTATCAAATTTTTCACATATTGTCGTTTGCCGTTAAAGGCTCCACCGAAAACGATGTGCATAATGCCCGCTCCTCAAACGCTTGGCGACTTTTCCAAACTAAGTTATGGCAGCCTCCATTTAGCGCAGTTTGATCTTGAAATCTCTCACCTAAAGCTTGTGCGATTAAGTAACGAATCGGTCCGCCGTGCAGAACTAACGTAACTTCGTTGCCATTTGGTATTTTTCGCAGTCCTCGTTCAACCCGCTCCGCCATGTCTTTTAAACTTTCACCACCAGGCGGACTGATGTTCCAAGGGTCATCTATCCAGTCGCGATAACGTTGAATATCTTTTAACTGTTCATAGGTTTTCATTTCCCATTGGCCAAAATGACATTCTCGCAACTCTCTATTTGCTCGGTAAATGGCATTTGGAAACAACACAGCTGCGGTTTCTCGACACCGCTTTAAATCACTGCCCATAACTTCATTTATCTGCAAATCTGGTTTGGCCTTAAATGGCAAAACTGATTCATCGGTCCAGCCAATATAACGTTTTTGCTCGTTTCCTCTTGTCGGAGCATGGCGAATTAAACGAAGAACAAAAGACTCATCCATAATAAAATCTCCACTCCTTCCACATAAGCACCTAACAAATCACCTGTCACACCGCTAAAATTGCGTAAACACCAAGCGCGGTATAGCCATGAAAATCCGAACAGCAGGATGATTAATACAATTGCTGACAAAAAAGTAGCACTCCAAATAAGAAGCATGAAGCTAATAACCAATGCCACTATAGCGACAAGTTGCAATTTCTTATGGCTGACTCTTTTCTGAAAAAAAGCCGCTACGCCATCTGGCTTTGCTGATTTTGTAAAACTAAAC carries:
- a CDS encoding 3-hydroxybutyryl-CoA dehydrogenase, whose translation is MSIQNVMVIGAGQMGSGIAQVCAQAGLNVKLNDMKQEAYDKGIATITKNLSRNVEKGRMTEDEKTAVLGRITSSLDLKDAHDVDIVIEAAVENMAIKHSIFKTLDEVTPKHAILATNTSSLPITEIAAVTNRPEQVIGMHFMNPVPVMKLVEIIRGLATSDEVYKKVEEMTLQLSKTPVEVNDFPGFVSNRILMPMINEAIFTLQEGVATKEAIDDIMKMGMNHPMGPLELADFIGLDTCLYIMEVLHEGFGDSKYRPSPLLRQYVKAGWLGKKTGRGFYNYS
- a CDS encoding acetyl-CoA C-acetyltransferase; translation: MAKTVIIDGARTAFGKFGGNLSTLSASDLGAEAIKAAMSRADIQLDDVQEVIMGNVLQAGQGQIPSRQAATKAGIPYNVKSETINKVCASGMRSVTLADQIIRLGDEEVIVAGGMESMSNAPYYLPKARWGLRMGDSQVIDGMVHDGLSCSFHPDKVHMGTYGNSTAEDFDLSREEQDKWSARSHERAIKAKDLFAEEIVAIDIPQRKGDPITVDVDESPRANSTIEALAKLKPAFGKDGTITAGNAPGINDGAAALVLMSEERAQKEGKNVLAHVLSHTEVAIEPHRFPETPGIVINELLKKTGKSIDEIDLFEINEAFAAVALASSKIAGLDAEKVNVNGGSVALGHPIGASGARIILTLAYELKRRGGGIGIAAICSGGGQGDAIMIEVPKEAK
- a CDS encoding (Fe-S)-binding protein; this translates as MEPLLIANWILFIAVTAYAFYLFIYLLKSRYDFIQLGKKVEFEENFNERLRKVMVNVFGQKKLLKDKKSGTIHVMFFYGFLLVQASAIDFIIKGLSPDSHLPLGPLYPAFTFFQEIVTLTILVAVIWAFYRRYIEKLVRLKRGWKSGLVLIFIGGLMVTVLIGNGMNMNWHGHETAWTEPVASLVASAFAWLPEAATVTIFYIMWWAHLLFLLTFLVYVPQSKHAHLIFGPVNTWFHRVDHVGRLKPINFEEMEDEEDPDAMPSFGVGKITDFSQSQMIDFYACVECGRCTNMCPATGTGKMLSPMDLITKLRDNLTNTGAVMTQKKPWVPAMAFNNTQGNQLAMAAGAEGITIDELYSPSLIGDVITEEEIWACTTCRNCEDQCPVMNEHVDKIIDLRRYLVMTEGKMDPDAQRAMTNIERQGNPWGLNRKEKENWRDARPDIHIPTVKEMNKAGEEFEFLFWVGSMGSFDSRSQKIALSFARLMNEAGVKFAILGNKEKNSGDTPRRLGNEFLFQELATGNIKEFEKAEIKKIVTIDPHAYNIFKNEYPDFGFKAEVYHHTEMLFDLVQDGRLKPQFPVNERITFHDSCYLGRYNDVYDAPREILKAIEGVELVEMKRNREDGMCCGAGGGMMWMEEDAGHRVNVARTEQALEVSPTMISSGCPYCLTMLSDGTKAKEVEEQVGTYDVAELLEMAVLGNKTPEPETIIQ
- a CDS encoding alpha-ribazole-5-phosphate synthase; translation: MRHELLIDGFVITSDNSAAIGRKEQDVIKISDAVTAKFAARVALLEQWAAGSEPQAILIHNFSGASSWDYYIEGVTELFAESQSTLPLISGSTETNMPTVQSGISVTMIGKGQRKQMSVGSLQWFVYGVPLVGQEVLTNEHQTANLALLKKALDLSLVERVWPVGSKGIAEEFELLMKRPVKMSTSLDTKKSSGPATCVLVGVQHENAERAMRYFGEHVYLVEFV
- a CDS encoding ECF transporter S component gives rise to the protein MTTKKLALAALFISLSAIGGMIKIPLGIASIALDATPALVAVLFFSAPLVGTIAAFGHLISALFGGMPLGPFHLIIAIEMGVIVWLFAKLHHAGKYRLKWVAFIIGNGVVAAVPFYFLLSPAFFYAALPGLLIAASINAGVAALLLPYVLKASGGSGHAT
- a CDS encoding cob(I)yrinic acid a,c-diamide adenosyltransferase; this translates as MKIYTKTGDKGQTSLIGARTDKDAPRVEAYGTIDEVNSFIGKAMTELAPETYADLLEDLEAIQNELFDCGGDLADVRKDPNYKMTEEPVEVLEKRIDELMEEPPLLERFILPGGTPAAATLHIARTITRRAERQTVTLLKSGEEFPQVVQRYLNRLSDYLFAASRVVNSRVGVPDNEYVRSAKVFKNGGRSKKSVE
- a CDS encoding bifunctional adenosylcobinamide kinase/adenosylcobinamide-phosphate guanylyltransferase, producing the protein MHIVFGGAFNGKRQYVKNLIQNEEASWHEGMMPQLILSDSITVIAGVERWVKEQLEQGLTEQQIIERVKKTLGSSQSKQIWVLTDLNRGIVPTERIERELRDLVGRLYQLLFTEAQQITRIWYGIPQTIKGADQDENLHKNRG
- a CDS encoding histidine phosphatase family protein; translated protein: MDESFVLRLIRHAPTRGNEQKRYIGWTDESVLPFKAKPDLQINEVMGSDLKRCRETAAVLFPNAIYRANRELRECHFGQWEMKTYEQLKDIQRYRDWIDDPWNISPPGGESLKDMAERVERGLRKIPNGNEVTLVLHGGPIRYLIAQALGERFQDQTALNGGCHNLVWKSRQAFEERALCTSFSVEPLTANDNM